A single Epinephelus fuscoguttatus linkage group LG13, E.fuscoguttatus.final_Chr_v1 DNA region contains:
- the ssb gene encoding lupus La protein codes for MAENQEEMSPIEMKVARQIEYYFGDHNLPRDKFLKEQLQLDDGWVTLETMLKFNRLKSLTTEPSVIVKALQKSKTGLLEMSEDKTKIRRSADKPLPEMNDDYKDALKHKSVYMKGFPLDTSLDAIQDWLSGKGNIENIQMRRNLQRQFKGSVFICFDTEESSKQFLERSDIKSFKDNEMLVLSREDYHAKKAEERKQFKAETKAKAKQDKEQQQKNAEEKEMGLLLDEQTGCLLKFSGELEDVSREDFHDLFSGHGKIKWVNFTRGAKEGTLLFSGNAKEAFDKAKEACEGELKIKNNTVTWQVLEGDEEKEHMKKIIEAQQESFNRSKGRGGRGRSGGRGGRGGRRGRGGRDHGRTQFKGKKTKFESDDEDDDAPAAPKRELEDADGPAAKVAKTENGS; via the exons ATGGCAGAAAACCAAGAAGAGATGTCTCCAATTGAGATGAAAGTGGCACGACAAATAGAG TACTACTTTGGGGATCACAATCTTCCAAGAGACAAGTTTCTCAAAGAACAGCTGCAGCTTGATGATGGCTGGGTGACTTTGGAGACGATGCTCAAATTCAACAG ACTGAAGTCTTTAACTACAGAACCCAGTGTCATCGTCAAAGCTCTCCAGAAATCAAAGACTGGCCTCTTGGAAATGAGCGAAGACAAGACTAAAATCAGGAGGTCTGCAGACAAACCCTTACCTGAAATGAATGATGACTACAAAGACGCACTTAAACACAAATCTGTGTACATG AAAGGTTTTCCTCTCGACACTTCCCTTGATGCGATTCAGGATTGGCTGAGTGGAAAAGGCAACATAGAAAACATTCAGATGAGAAGAAACCTGCAAAGGCAGTTCAAG GGATCGGTGTTTATCTGTTTTGACACAGAAGAGTCATCCAAGCAGTTCCTAGAACGCTCAGACATAAAGTCTTTCAAAGACAATGAGATGCTTGTGTTATCAAG AGAAGACTACCATGCAAagaaagcagaagagagaaaacagtTCAAAGCAGAGACAAAAGCAAAAGCTAAACA ggacaaggaacaacagcagaaaaatgcagaagagaaagaaatg GGTCTGCTTTTGGATGAACAGACTGGTTGCCTGTTGAAGTTCTCAGGAGAGCTTGAAGATGTTTCCAGAGAGGACTTCCATGACTTGTTCTCTGGCCATGGAAAGATCAAGTGGGTTAATTTCACAAGAGGAGCCAAAGAG GGCACCCTCCTCTTCAGTGGGAATGCAAAGGAGGCATTCGACAAGGCCAAAGAGGCATGCGAAGGGGAATTGAAAATCAAGAACAACACTGTTACATGGCAGGTGCTTGAGGGAGACGAGGAGAAAGAACACATGAAGAAGATCATCGAAGCCCAACAAGAATCATTCAACAGGTCCAAAGGCAGAG GTGGCAGAGGAAgatcaggaggcagaggaggaagaggaggccgAAGGGGACGAGGAGGCAGAGATCATGGCAGAACTCAGTTCAAAGGCAAAAAGACGAAGTTTGAaagtgatgatgaggatgatgatg CACCTGCAGCCCCAAAGAGAGAACTAGAAGATGCTGATGGCCCTGCAGCGAAGGTCGCCAAAACTGAAAACGGATCTTAG
- the mettl5 gene encoding rRNA N6-adenosine-methyltransferase METTL5 yields MKLKELESCLQQVDVFEEPKILLEQYPTSPHIAACMLYTIQSTFDDIEGKLVADLGCGCGVLSIGAAMLDAGLCVGFDIDDDALDIFRRNAEEFEISNVDLVQCDLCSLEAEAYANKFDTVIMNPPFGTKHNQGMDMKFLRAALTMAKTAVYSLHKTSTREHIQKKANDWGVKMEVIAELRYDLPASYKFHKKKSVDIQVDFLRFSKA; encoded by the exons ATGAAACTTAAAGAGTTAGAGAGCTGTCTGCAGCAAGTGGACGTGTTTGAAGAGCCAAAAATCCTTCTGGAGCAATATCCAACCAGTCCTCATATTGCTG CATGCATGCTTTATACAATCCAGAGCACGTTTGATGACATTGAGGGTAAACTAGTGGCAGATCTGGGATGTGGCTGTGGAGTCCTCAGCATCGGGGCTGCGATGCTTGATGCAGG tttgtgtgttgGCTTTGACATTGACGATGACGCGCTGGACATCTTCAGAAGAAACGCAGAGGAATTTGAGATTTCTAACGTGGACCTGGTCCAGTGTGACCTGTGCTCTCTGGAAGCAGAGGCTTATGCCAATAAGTTTGACACTGTTATAATGAATCCACCATTTGGGACAAAACACAACCAAG GCATGGACATGAAGTTCTTACGGGCTGCTTTAACAATGGCAAAGACAGCAGTGTATTCACTCCATAAAACATCAACACGAGAG CACATACAAAAGAAGGCTAATGACTGGGGAGTGAAGATGGAAGTAATAGCAG AACTAAGATACGACCTGCCAGCATCTTACAAGTTCCATAAAAAGAAATCG GTTGACATCCAGGTGGACTTCCTACGATTCTCCAAAGCCTGA